The Candidatus Edwardsbacteria bacterium RifOxyA12_full_54_48 region AGCGATATCTTGTGATCGCGGTCCATGAAAAACAGCGAGGTGTGTCCGCCGGAGACCGCCAGCGCCAGCAGCGGCAGCTTCAGGTCCGGCCGGCTCAAAAAAGCGGAATAGATATGGCCGGCCACGTGATTCACCGGAACCAATGGTTTCCCCAGGCTCAGGGCCAGTCCCTGGGCGTAGCTATATCCCACCAGCAGGGCCCCGGCCAGGCCGGGCTTGTTGGTCACCGCTATCAGGTCGAGCCGGCCGTGGTCAGCCCCGGCTTTGGTCAAAGCTTCCTCCGCCACCTGGGACACCCGGTTCAGATGGTCCCGGGCCGCCAGCTCCGGCACCACCCCGCCGTATTGCTGGTGGATCAGCTGGGAATAGATCACATTGCTTAACACGATCTCCCCGTCCTGCACCAGGCTGGCCGAGGTCTCATCGCAGGAACTCTCGATCCCCAGCACCATCATCGGATGTTGACCTCGAAATCCCGGGGACTGGCGGCGATCAGCACCAGCTTGTCCGGCAGCTCGATGGTGGCCTGCAGCTGGTGCTTGCCCGGCGGAAGGTCCTTCAGGTCAAGCACAATTTTCAGGTCGGATTGTTTTGCGACTTCCAGAACGTTCCGGGGGCCGGACACCACCAGATCTATGGTGCCGGGGGCGAAGCTGACCAGGTAATCTCTGCTCCGGTTGATCACCGATAGCGGTATGTTTTTGAACACCCGCTCCCCGCTCTTCTCAAACCGAAGGAACACATCGATGGATCCGGGGCTGACTGCGAACAGGCAGGAATCCGGCAGCATCAAAGCCGAGCGCACCAATGTCCCCACCGAGAAGCCATCGACTCTTATGGGGGCCGAATAAACGGCATCCAGCATCTCCAGCTGCCGGGCCGGTCCCTTTAACAGAGCCGAAGCCGGTTCATACCGGATGCTGTCGGAGAGCACCAATCCGTCCGCCGGGTCGCCCACCAGGTCGAGCAGGATGTTTACTGCTTTCTCGGTTTGGCGATCCAGATTGATCTCCATTTCTTGGTCCAGGAACTGGACCGCCCGGGCCTTAAGCCGGAAAGGCAGGACCAGGTGATCCGGGGTGAGTTTGACCTTGAATTTTTTGATCTGGCGGTTCTCGGCATCGATCACCACCGCCGGATTTTTGAACTGAAAAGCGACCAGGTCCTTACCCCTGGCTTCGATATCGCAGATCACCGGGGGCAGGCACCGGGCCAGGGAATACCCCGGGGGGATATTTCTGACCTCCACCGGGCAATGGAAGGTAAGTTTATAATATCTTTCGGTGGAGGCGTACAGCCACAGGGTGACAGCCAGCACCAGGGATACTATCCTGATATCCAGGTTTCTGAATATTTTATGTTTATTTCCGGTGATCTTCATTTATTTTGCAAAACCCTTCTCCACCAGATCGCAGATGGCGTGCTCGGCCATCAGCATGGATTCCTGGATCCGGAATGTTTTATCTCCCGCAGCCTTTATGCATACCCGGCAATATTTCCCCAATGCACCGGAATCCGGTCCGGTCAGCCCGATAACGGCCAGCCCCGTTTTCTTAGCGGCTTTGGCCGCTTCGATAACATTGGGCGACCGGCCGCTGGTGGTGATGGCCAGCAGCACGTCCCCTTTTTTGCCCAATGCCTCCACCTGTCGGGAGAAGACGGTGTCGAATCCGTGGTCGTTGGCCTCCGAGGTGATGATGGAGCTGTCGGCGGTCAGGGCCATGGCCGGCAGGGCCTTTCTCTCCCTTAGAAAGCGGACCACCAACTCGGCCGCAATATGCTGGCTGTCGGCGGCGCTGCCCCCGTTCCCGCAGATCAAAAGTTTTCCGCCTTTTTTAAATGCCCCGGCGATTATATCGGCCGCTTTTATTATATCGCCCGCTGAGTTTTCCGCCGTATCGATGAGGGCCTGGGCGCTTTTCAGCATTTCCCGCCGCAATTGAGCCGAGGTGATATTCATATTTTTCATGTATCCTTAAGTATTATTTGATATCCCCGGTTTCCTTGAGATAGTCCCTTAAACCTTCCTCCCAGGGCCTCAATGTTTCCCCGAAGGTCCTTTCCCAGCAAAAATTCCGCAACACAGAATACGAAGGCCGGGTGGTCGGGGTGGGATATTCAGAGGAAGCAATTGGCGACACCGCGGACTTGATCCCGGACATTTCCACCGCCTTCCTGGCAAAATCGTACCAGCTGCAGGCTCCCGAGTTTGACAGGTGGTAGGTGCCGTATTTGTCGCTGGCGATCAGGCGGGCAAGGGCCCGGCACAGGTCCCGGGCATAGGTGGGCGATCCCACCTGGTCATTGACCACCTTTATCGTTCCGGCCTCTTTTGCCTTAGCCAGGATGGTGCTGATGAAATTGCGGCCCTGCTTACCATACAGCCAGGAGGTGCGGACGATGTAGAATTTTTTCAACAGCTCCCTGACGGAATTCTCGCCGTCCAGTTTGGATCTTCCGTAATGCCCCAACGGGCTGGGCTGGTCCCATTCGCAATAGGGTTCGCCTTTTTTGCCGTCGAACACGAAGTCGGTGCTGATGTACAGCATTGGGATATCAAGCTGCCGGGCTGCCAACGCTACATTTCTGGTGCCCCGCCCGTTGACGGCATAGGCGGCATCGGGGTCCTTTTCGCAGCCGTCCACGTTGGTCATGGCGGCGCAGTGCAGAATGATTTCGGGGTCGTACCCGACAAGCCTTTCGATCGCATCCGCGCTGACCAGATCAACCTCCTGGACATCGATGCCGGTCACCTGGTGGCCGCCAGCCAGCTCGCGGCACAGGTCGGCGCCCAGCATCCCTTTGGCCCCGGTGACTAAAATCTTCATTTTTTATTCTTGGCCTTTTGTCCTATGAACTGGTTGACCACCCACAGGTCCTCGATGGACGATCCGGCGTCGCCCCACCAGCCCTTGATGATCTCGTAGGTCATCTGGCCTTTTTTGATGAAGGCGTTGTTGACATCGGTGATCTCCAGCTCGCCCCGGCCCGACGGCTTCAGGGTCTTCAGGATGTCCCACACCTGGGGATCATACATGTAGATGCCGATCACGGCGTAATTGCTCTTGGGGTTCCTGGGTTTCTCCACGATGTTCTTCACCAGCCGGCCCTTGACCTCGGCCACTCCGTATTCCCTGGGGTTGGCCACCGTCTTCAGGAATATCTTGGCACCGGATTCCTGCTTCTGAAAATCGCCCACCGCCTTTTTGATGGATCCGTCCAGGATGTTGTCCCCCAGCATCACCACCACCTTGTCATGGCCCACGAAATGGCGGCACAGCCCCAAAGCCTCGGCGATCCCGCCCTCGCGCTTCTGGTAGGTGTAGTTGATGTGCTTGAGGCCGAACTCCTCGCCGTTCCCCAGCAGGCGCAGGAAATCCCCGGCCGCATTTCCCCCGGTCACCAGCATGATGTCGTTGATCCCGGCCTGCACCAGGGTCTGGATGGGATAATAGATCATGGGACGGTCGTACACCGGCAGCAGGTGCTTATTGGTGATGCTGGTCAGCGGGCGCAGGCGGGTTCCCAACCCGCCGGCCAAAATTACGCCTTTCATATAAATGACCTTTCTATTTTAAATATTCTTTACCACAGAATCACTGAATTTTAGAAAACTAATAAACCATCCTTTTGACTTGCAGAACAGTTTGCGCAAAATTCAACAATAACCCCACTTTGATCCTGGTAGCTTTAAGATAAGAAAGCAATTGCGCCTTATGACATGAATCAAAGGTCGTTACAGCCTTTAGCTCAATAATTACGGCGTTCTCAACGACAACATCCAGTCTATGTACTCCAATTATCTCACCGTCATAACATATTTCTACTTCTTTCCGGCTTTCGGTCTTTAACCCTTGTTTCTTCAATTCCAAAAATAAAGCATTGTGATATATTGATTCCAAAGACCCTGGTCCCAATTTTTTATGAACCTCTATCCCACAAGCTATTATCTCACTTGTAAGCTCTTTAAATTCTAATTCGATTTCAGTGTTTTTCGGTATTTAGTGTTTCCGTGGTTGGTCCTTGTAATGAATGGCTCTGGCAAAACTGCCAATGATATCTTTCTGCATTTTCCCTTCCAGCACGTTCCCTATGACCACTGCCGTGGCCCCGGCCCGGGCCTTTGATCCGGCGGTCTCGGGATCTTTTATACCCCCGCCCACCACCACCGGCAGGCCGGCATACCTGGCCACTCCGCTGATCATCTTCTCCGATACCGGCGACAGGGCGCCGCTGCCGGCGTCCATGTAGATGAGCTTCATGCCCAGAAACTTTGCCGCCAGGGCATGGGCCATGGCGATGTCCGGCTTGTCGTGCGGGATGGGAATGGAATGGCTCATATAGTTGGCCGAGGTCAGACGGCCGGATTCAATCAGCATGTAGCCGGTGGGGACCACCTCCAGCCCGGAGCGTTTGACCATCGGCGCGGCCTTGACCTGCTCCTCGATCAGCAGATTGGCGTTGCGCCCGCTGATAAGGGACAGATACAGCAGGGCATCGGCCTCTTTGGTCACCTGGTAGGCGCTGCCGGGGAAGATCACTATCGGCCGTTTGAAATTCCTTTTCAAGGCCCTGGCAACCAGGCTGATCTGATCAGACAGCAGCAGGCTGGTGCCCAGGAATACGGCGTCCACCCCTTCCTTCTGGAGGACCGCCCCCAGTTTGGCGGCCTGGGCCGGCTTGACCTTGTCGGGATCCACCAGCACCACAAAAGCCGAGCCCTTGGCCTTGGCGGCCTTTAAAAGATATTCGTAGAACATGAAATTTCCCGCATATTTATAATTTTAAGTGTATTAACCGCCCTTCAAATCCCCTCCTTGATCTAAGGAGGGGACTAAGGGGTGGTCAGCGCTCCGGTGGGGCACACTGTAACGCATTTTCCGCAGGAGATGCATTTATTCTGATCGATCTCCAGTCCCCAACCGTGCAGGATAATGGCCAGCGCCGGGCAGACCCCGGAACAAAGGCCGCAATTCCCGCAGAGGCTGTTTTGTATCTTTATCATTTTCACTCTATTAGTTTCTGACGTCATCCTGAATGACGATTCCCAGGCTATGTGAAGATGATCTGCTCGATCTTCCCCATAT contains the following coding sequences:
- a CDS encoding dTDP-4-dehydrorhamnose reductase, with amino-acid sequence MKILVTGAKGMLGADLCRELAGGHQVTGIDVQEVDLVSADAIERLVGYDPEIILHCAAMTNVDGCEKDPDAAYAVNGRGTRNVALAARQLDIPMLYISTDFVFDGKKGEPYCEWDQPSPLGHYGRSKLDGENSVRELLKKFYIVRTSWLYGKQGRNFISTILAKAKEAGTIKVVNDQVGSPTYARDLCRALARLIASDKYGTYHLSNSGACSWYDFARKAVEMSGIKSAVSPIASSEYPTPTTRPSYSVLRNFCWERTFGETLRPWEEGLRDYLKETGDIK
- a CDS encoding spore coat protein: MKGVILAGGLGTRLRPLTSITNKHLLPVYDRPMIYYPIQTLVQAGINDIMLVTGGNAAGDFLRLLGNGEEFGLKHINYTYQKREGGIAEALGLCRHFVGHDKVVVMLGDNILDGSIKKAVGDFQKQESGAKIFLKTVANPREYGVAEVKGRLVKNIVEKPRNPKSNYAVIGIYMYDPQVWDILKTLKPSGRGELEITDVNNAFIKKGQMTYEIIKGWWGDAGSSIEDLWVVNQFIGQKAKNKK